A DNA window from Hevea brasiliensis isolate MT/VB/25A 57/8 chromosome 2, ASM3005281v1, whole genome shotgun sequence contains the following coding sequences:
- the LOC110660073 gene encoding sufE-like protein 1, chloroplastic/mitochondrial — protein sequence MSASISSSVRLFATRVSISTYSTKPLMSTVKPINLSFYVFSRPISFEKIPTKKPSPPFVSVSRAASLQPIEELPPKLQEIVKLFQSVEEPKAKYEQLLFYGKNLKPLDTQFKTKENKVEGCVSQVWVRACLDIDKNVVFEADSDSVLTKGLAALLVQGLSGRPVDEVLRVSPDFVVLLGLQQSLTPSRNNGFLNMLKLMQKKALELYLEAEKCRGLGYGSNSGNVGSENLSDGLSNKRESIENEVKGSNSDGGVENSSTGMNSNENFVSSSESKVGGDGGGGGKDSDNLGSRGKRIKEILERELTPIELEVEDISYQHAGHAGVGGSDGETHFNLKVVSKEFEGKSLVKRHRLIYGLLQEELQSGLHALSIVAKTPAEVDAR from the coding sequence ATGTCTGCTTCAATCTCTTCTTCTGTCCGCTTATTCGCCACCAGAGTTTCAATATCTACTTATTCAACAAAACCCCTAATGTCTACTGTGAAACCCATAAATCTATCTTTCTATGTTTTCTCTAGGCCCATTTCTTTCGAAAAAATCCCAACAAAAAAGCCATCACCACCCTTTGTATCAGTATCAAGAGCTGCTTCTCTCCAACCCATTGAAGAACTCCCTCCAAAGCTTCAAGAAATTGTCAAGCTCTTCCAGTCTGTTGAGGAACCCAAGGCTAAATACGAGCAGCTCCTTTTTTATGGCAAAAACTTGAAACCACTCGATACCCAATTCAAAACGAAAGAGAACAAAGTAGAGGGTTGTGTATCTCAAGTTTGGGTCCGGGCATGTTTAGATATCGATAAGAATGTTGTATTTGAGGCTGATTCGGATTCGGTTCTGACGAAGGGGCTTGCAGCTTTGCTTGTTCAAGGGCTTTCGGGGCGGCCCGTGGATGAGGTTTTGAGGGTTTCGCCGGATTTTGTGGTGCTTCTTGGGTTGCAACAGAGTTTGACCCCTTCGAGGAATAATGGGTTCTTGAATATGTTGAAATTGATGCAAAAGAAGGCACTTGAGTTGTATTTGGAGGCTGAGAAGTGTAGGGGGCTGGGTTATGGGTCGAATTCTGGGAATGTTGGCAGTGAAAATTTAAGTGATGGATTGAGTAATAAAAGGGAGAGTATTGAGAATGAAGTAAAAGGTTCAAATAGTGATGGTGGTGTTGAGAATTCGAGCACTGGAATGAATTCGAATGAAAATTTTGTTTCGAGTTCAGAATCGAAAGTtggtggtgatggtggtggcGGCGGCAAGGATTCAGATAATTTAGGGAGTAGAGGAAAAAGAATTAAGGAGATATTGGAGAGAGAGTTAACTCCCATTGAGTTAGAAGTGGAGGATATCTCTTATCAGCATGCAGGGCATGCTGGTGTGGGAGGAAGTGATGGTGAAACACATTTCAATTTGAAAGTTGTATCAAAAGAATTTGAAGGGAAGAGCTTGGTGAAGAGGCATAGGCTCATTTATGGTTTGTTGCAAGAGGAATTACAGAGTGGCTTGCATGCACTGTCAATTGTGGCAAAGACACCGGCTGAAGTTGATGCAAGATAA